One segment of Hemibagrus wyckioides isolate EC202008001 linkage group LG05, SWU_Hwy_1.0, whole genome shotgun sequence DNA contains the following:
- the dynll1 gene encoding dynein light chain 1, cytoplasmic, with amino-acid sequence MSDRKAVIKNADMSEEMQQDAVECATQALEKYNIEKDIAAYIKKEFDKKYNPTWHCIVGRNFGSYVTHETKHFIYFYLGQVAILLFKSG; translated from the exons ATGTCTGACAGGAAGGCAGTAATAAAAAATGCAGACATGTCTGAGGAGATGCAGCAGGATGCTGTTGAGTGTGCTACACAGGCTCTAGAGAAGTACAACATTGAGAAGGACATTGCTGCCTACATCAAAAAG GAGTTTGACAAAAAATACAACCCAACCTGGCACTGCATTGTGGGAAGGAACTTCGGCAGCTATGTGACCCATGAGACCAAGCACTTCATCTATTTCTACCTGGGTCAGGTGGCCATTTTGCTGTTCAAGTCTGGCTAA